The Lolium rigidum isolate FL_2022 chromosome 2, APGP_CSIRO_Lrig_0.1, whole genome shotgun sequence genomic interval caagagagagtagtcaacctctggactacgggtttgtggtagtagcttgatATATTTATCTCATTTTCTTAATAGTTCTTAGTCTCATATGAGCTGCccatcatgattatggtcatatttgtaatacttatgtggtggatccttattctatgatattgttttatgagatttgatcttattatatggtgagatgtatgatagatgcatattatctaccatgttcttaagtatttgttctgatcaaacatatgcgcaagagcgtgtgtggggtgatgtgtgtattagatggagtagcatgcttttagtgattggataatgacaatatgttcaagatctattatggctttgcctttattttgctacctcactagggataaagtgaatgcatgtgctatgtccaCCATGTGATAGTAGTGGTGATCttatttgttcaaggtagcatatttgatattcaaacttcaagtcaaagtacttattgctatgctctgttaattcttaataaatattgatgaagtttctttcttgtggagtataagagagatgtgttgcatcatatgTATGTTAGTACgagatgcccatattaattctgatcttacatataatattatctgcaccatcatatctcattgataaatTGTTTTTTGTCGaccacaactttaagagagaatattcaagtgaacccatgaatcccGATCCATTTTTTTCATAAGAAATATATATTGATTTTACCttattttctatttgctgcactactaTAATTcgaaaataaaaaattatttacttttcttatttgcatccaaaacaccaaaaaagtTAACCTCTTTacaatttttacttagttatttttatCTAGTTTACATTTTACCTGTATATttttacttgtgttatttacttgcaAGAAACGTTATGCTTGACAACCTCACGGTGGAGTTGGACACTAgacatttactttacttgcaggattgctagaagaagagagaagagaatactctttcgTCCAGTTTTCctagagtttgatataaaccctcgagtcacgcttgtggggaaaatacattgctgacacaacactctgcattgGTGGtcccgacggagtttccccctcaaATCTTTTCTGCAGCAGCCTTCGTTTTCATGTTTCTatgtttctgcggcgctctcctcccgagaactcttcgggaccATATATAtaatgatttttaggtcaaaatacgtcggtgggcgaaagaatcaggacAATCGGATGATCGACGGCCTAAAGAGCATAGGTGGCGCTCCATCCCttgttgggcgcgccacctggtatCTTTCAAACCTCATGCCTTTTCAGGTGTGCTTCCAGGGCATAGGGTGCTTCTCGCGATgaaaaaaatgatgctccaaaaatcacaggtcaatttgactccgtataggtctctggaagtgaaaaatacacaaaacaggattttactgttctgcagagttataaatcaaataaagggaattattggtaaatccccataaatcaatgtaaaacatagtagtatcatcatatatgttgcaaatatgtgggaattcaatatgataaaggacaaagttcatgtatgcattttacatgcatcattcACTTCATCTCAtgttactttattgcactttacttttgttgcattagttttacttatttcattttatttttagcACTCATAGTTTTATAACAAAAACCACTTCACACACAGAGACTATTGATCCTAGCTTTGCGTAGAAgatcatataagtgggttatagatcTTTAGAGAATATATAGTTTACATTCCGCTCCTCGTGGGTTTGACActtaaatacttatcgaattgtactatggttatcccctgcacttgggggttatcagtgTTCCTTCTGTTTGTCTGAGAACCTGTTTGTGTTTCCTATAGGCGGGTCTGTATAACCTTATTATGTGGACTTGCAGCATGTTACTACCCTTTGTTTCAgggactttattaatttaaagccaaATCCATTGTGACTATTATCTAAAAAAATGGTTCCATCGATTGGGTGGTCGAGTTAGTTGTTTGGTTGGGGCCCTTGCACATGTCGTCATCGCTACTTCGGTATACGTGGCATCTGATTCCCCTGCTCTCCATCCATGGTGGTCTAGATCCTACGATTGCATTGCCTTATGGTCGACAAAATCTAGGGATTGGCAGCCCAGTCATGCTTTTTCTTCGTTTACCTTCATCGAGGTGTCGTTGAGGAGTCCAACCGAGCTTATAAGTGAATACCCTAAATCCATCTCGGATTAGGTGATCGCAGCAAGTTGGTGTTGTCCCTTTCTTATAGGCGATGTCTTGGAAGCTATGGTTCTTGGAGCGAGTTGAGTTGTGTGTGCGGGTTGGCTCGCGACGATAGTGATCTATCTCGGTGGTTTCTCCTTCTCACTTGGTGGCCAATCCCTTCGAGACGCCCTAGTGTTGGTGGTGGTCTCCTTTCGTCTGTCCCGTCGTTTTTCTTCTTCAGGGTCTCAATGAAGCACAACTTTCTTGGCTCCCTAGTGTTCTGGGCTTTGGTGGATGAGGACCATGATGATCAAGTTGCAGTTATGTATGACAAGTCTAAAACTTGAATGTGAGTGGGCTGGTTTCACCACAAATAACTTAATCATATCAGTTATTGTTATCAAGCATTGAACTTTAATCTAAGTGGGCTGGTTTCATCGCAACGAACCTAACCACAAAGCATTAGTTCATCAGTTCTTGACGTTATCGCCTTCTATCCACTAAACAAATAGACAGTTGTAAAAAAATAGACAGTTATCTAAACAAGAGACAGTTGTAAAAGAAAACTAGAAAAACAGACAATTCCGCACGCACGTAAAATCCGGCACTCGGCTCAGCTCTTACCGCACGCGCTAATGGACTGCTGAGCTGCATACGTAATCCACCATAGCGCAGCCGCGACCGTGTCTCGTGCAATCGCAACGTCAAACAAAGCGCATGGCAACTTGCAACCAACCACTCTGCGCGCATTCATCAATTTCATAATTGACCCTTCGCCTCCGGTCGCTCCACTCTGCACTCTTTTTTTTTGACCTGGActacggcgggcttacgccagcctgaacACTTTATATCATCATACCAAGCATACAAGGTCTGTTACAAATATTTTGGAGGGCAGCGAgatagaaaaaagaaagaagctcAGGGGGGGTCATGTCCGTTACACCAGTTATTAAGAAGAGAGGTAGAGGAAGGAGTGTGACATCGGTATGCCCAAAGTCTAATATCTTCGATACATCGTCGAACAGCCGTGAGAAGATCTTCATCGAGTCCGTTAAAGGCCAGTGCATTCCTTCGCTTCCAAATGGTCCGGGCGATGGCGGTGTTGATAGTAGTGTCTTCGTAGGTGCGGCGAGTGCAAGAGCCAAAGATCGTCAAAGGTGTTGAAGTGCATGTCGTCGAAGCCTTGGTAGAAATGGCGCCGAGACCTGCCTGGCGCGGGGGCAGAGCAGAAGGAGGTGATCCACGTCTTCATCCGGAGGACAGGGCGAGGCAGGGAGGCAGAGTTGGTAAGGTGGTGCCTGAGCGCCGCTCATTGGTTGGAAGACGCTTTCTCCGAGCCAGCCAGCAGAAGATCCTGCACTTAGGGGGGCAGCACTCCTCCAAATTTTGGTCGCCACATCATCGACCTGCAGATGGCTGAAAGTAGAGGCATAGAGGTTTTTGTTTGAAAGCGGTTTGTTCGTGAGACGGCAGACTCTAATATCCGGGTTGCTGAGGGTCAGACGTACCGAGCGAAGCTCAACAGAAAGGTCTCGAAGCTCAGCTGTGGCAGCTTCCCCGTCCCCATATATAACCCCCGCCTACACCCAGCCACTGGTATCCGTGTCCGTCATCACCTTCATACGATCTAGCTTAGCTCGGATCACAGGCGTGCGAGCGAGCAGCTGGTAAATCTCTTCGCTTCTGTGATTTGCTACCTTAACAACCTACAGACGAGCACGCCGATGTCAATCGCCGCGGCCGTGACAGGGACCGCCACAGCGGCGGTGCACGTCGCGCAGCGCCACGCCTCTCCGGCGCGCACGACGACGCCAAGACGCGAGCAGTCGCCGCTCAACCCCAACTCGCAGGCGCTCCGCGCGGCGGGCCAACCCAGTCCCAGCGGGTCCTCCGCCTCCCCCACGGATGGCGTGAGGACTCACATCGCAAACCTTGACCGGGTCCTCGGGAAGCCGCCGACGGTGCCGAGGCCGACGGGCAGCCACGCCCACGCGGCGAGCAAGGAGCCGCAGCCCGGGAGCCGCGACCAGGAGCCGCTCAACGTCCGGCACGGCCTGCTCAACGCGCTGAACCTGTCCTTCTTCGTGCCCATGCCCGGGATGCGGGCGCGCACCGCCGCCGACGAGCACATGTCGCCGCGCAGCCTCATGCACATGCAGCAGCTGCTGTCGGCCGACTCCCCGCGCGCGTCCCCGCGGAGCACCATCGGCCCGCGCTGGCGCGCTCTCCACGGCGAGGGCGGCTGGGCGGGGCTCCTCGACCCGCTCGACTCCGACCTCCGCCGCGAGCTGCTCCGCTACGGCGACTTCGTGCAGGCCGCGTACCAGGCCTTCCAGTCGCTGCCCACCGCCTCGGCCAGGCACCGGGGCCTCATGCTCCCGGACCGCTCCTACCGCCCCACCCGCAGCCTCTTCGCCACCGCCGCGCTCTCCATGCCGACCTGGGCCAGGCGCCCCAACACGCCCGAGTGGCTCACGCAGCAGTCCAACTGGATCGGCTACGTCGCCGTCTGCGAGTCCGAGCGGGAGGTCCAGCGCATGGGCCGCCGCGACATCGCCATCGTGCTGCGCGGTACCATCACCTGCCCCGAGTGGGCCGAGAACCTGCGCGCCACGCTCGTGCCCCTCGACGACGGAGAGACCGCCTCCACCacccacgccgccggagcggagcAGCCCAAGGTGGCGCGCGGGTTCCGGAGCCTCTACAAGACGGCCGGGGAGAAGGTGAGGAGCCTGTCGGAGGACGTCATGGACGAGGTGCGGCGCCTCATGGAGAAGTACAAGGGCGAGGAGCTCAGCATCACGGTCGTCGGCCACAGCCTCGGCGGCGCGCTGGCGCTGCTCGTCGCCGACGAGATCGCCACCACCATCCCCGACGCCCCGCAGGTCGCCGTCGTCTCCTTCGGCGGGCCCAAGGTGGGCAACGCCGCGTTCGTCGAGAAGCTCAAGGCCACCGGCAAGGTCAACGTCCTGCGCATCGTCAACGCCGGCGACATGGTCACCAAGGTCCCCGGGGTGGCGCCGCGGCTGCCGCTCAGCAGGGAGCATTACCAGCACGCCGGCGCCGAGCTGCGCATCGACAGCAAGAACTCGCCCTGCCTGCGCCCCGACGTCGGCCCGGCCAGCCGCCACGACCTGGAGGCCTACCTCCACCTCATCGACGGCTTCACGGCGACGGGGAGCCCCTTCCGGTACGACGCCCGCCGCAGTGTCATACGCCTGCTCCAGCTGCAGAGGGGCAACGTCAAGAAGGAGTACGTCAAGCGCGCCAGGGACCTCGGCGTCGACCCCGCCGCGCCGGCCGATGTCGGCCGGAGCATGGCCTACGGTAACTGCGCCGTCGCCAGCCCGTCATGATGAACGAAATCATCGCGCAGTAAATTTTTGGACAAGAAATTCTTTGGTTAGTCGCGGGCGTCGGTTCGAGAAAAAAATATCTATTCGATTTTTTTCTGTTTCGATGCATGTacaggaagaaaatcatggaagcaTGACATGACATAATTGAACAAGCGAAAGCTTGAGTGTTTTGACCACAATGTTTTGTTCACCACTTCACCTCCTCATCGCATCGTGTCATTTTGCCACTCGAGGGTGACCGGGTCCCTGTATTTTGACAAGTGCGTGTGAGACAGACCGATTCCCTCCTAGAGAGGGAAGAATTTTTCAACCCATGTACTAACAACGTTAACGTCGACTTTTTACTATCACCATCACTCATCGACATAATCGAAATATTTAATATCTTATGAATGGTTCTGATCCATCTAAACTTATAGACTACTACTACCACTAGTTCTTGGCTCTTAGGGctcatttgattcaaaggatttgcaaaggaattgtgtaggatttggttcctatgggaaaaattcctatacatgttgtttgattcatagaaacctatcctataggaaaaattcctataggaatcttgtagtgtaattcctataggaaaaaagcattagctcatacctcatggaaaaattcctttactacaatcaaacaaacttcatcttcctataggtttcaagtagacatgccattccaatcctcctttgattcaaaggatttgcataggaattgtgtaggatttggttcctatgggaaaattttctatgcatgttgtttgattcataggaacatagcctataggaaaaattcctataggaatcttgtagtgtaattcctataggaaaaaagcattagcccatacctcatggaaaaattcctttgctacaatcaaacaaacttcatcttcctataggattcaagtagacatgccattccaatcctatacctttcctattcctatgtttttcctatccttcaaatcaaaggagcccgatcctattcctatgcttttcctatcctttaaatcaaaggagccctgtgGAAAGTTCAAGGTTCCTGATTGCGAGCTCATGGCAATCCAAGCAACATTTTTTTTCCCAAAGGTATATGCTTCCCTCTGAATGAATGCCACCGAAACCATTGATTTCTTTGAAAGGAAACTGAAAAATTGTCTGCATCTAATTTTTTAATTGAGCCTTTTCTATTTCTTGGAAAAAAACAACTAGGTCTTTATTAGAGCGAAGCGATATATAGCAACGGACTGAAAACTGAGTTAACTAATTTGAAACGGAGGAAATATTTATCAACAAAGTGATAGAAAGCAACAACAAAGCATGCACCACCAAAAAAATCCGTCATTGCAGATGATGTTAAACATGGCATCTCTGTTATAGCAGTTGATGCAGAATAGGGCACCTAACACATGCAACCTTCGGTATCTGATCATtgcatattttaattttttaaactaCACATAATATTCAAACTTAAACATAGTACGGTGGGACACATGCTGCAGTCAAACTACACAAAACACTACTCATCACGACGCATGAGGTCGCGTTGTTCGACCCCTCGAAAATAGCACCAGAACGAATACGAAAAAGTGATATATTTTGCATAAGATTACTATTTTGGTGTACTTGGGCTTGTTAGAAATCGAACAACAAGATCTAGCTCCTCAATCAAATAAACACCAAAGATTAAAAAGGAGGTAGTTTCACAAATTTAAAGATTTGAACTCTCTGCAAATGAAGAGATTGGTAAAACCTTCAACACCAAAAATGTGATATCCTTTTAACATGTACTCCATTTTGTATGAACATAGGCTTATTACGAAGATAATAACAAACTCTATGTCCTGACACATAGAAACGTGAACATGAGTATCCGAAGAATGTAAAGGTTTGAGCTATTTTCAAACGATGTGCTCAAACTAGTCACCCAAACCCATATGTTGATAGCACATATATCAAACCTATAATCCGATCCCAAACCAAGCACCCTGAAAACGTAAAACTAGGAacatatcaaggtcataccttcacCTTTTCATTACGGTTAAGTTTGATTACGATGCTCCATGCTTGCCTCAAGATGGAacacctcacttgatcattgttgctcggTTAAGATCCACAATTTGCTCCTCTATAATCCCCTATGGGAAAGCCTCATTTAAGCAGAACTTCATATGTTCACAATCACCAAATTAACAGATGAAAAATTTAAGCATATTATCCCTTCAAGATGCTAATCTTAAACTTGCACTTCTCAACCTTGATCACAACCATCACCTGAAATCTCCTTTTGATGCAAGCTCATAGAAAGATACATAAGGCGCCATAAAGAAAGACCAAGCACATAGATAATGGTTAGTTTACAAAAGCAATTTACAATTGCTTACCATACCATGAGGTTACTTGATCTCACACAATACTTCATCATGTGCTAGAGTGTTGATCTTTCTGTAATCTAATTCTTTGACTTCCACTTGATCAACCTCAATATTTGCTTCACTCTTCACTATGATGATGTCTTGAAGGAAATTGTGTACTCTTCACTTAATTTTCATTTTATTGCACGCTTCGAGTCTTGATCTACCATGGCTCAACATATGAGTGCATCATGATCTTGACTTGAAGTCATATCTTAAATTCtgagtgtggattttgtacacccacgcatgggtgtgggtgtactCTGTACCGTTCGTTTGGACCTAGAGATTCGCGCAAGGAACAACTGGTTGAACATTTTCCACACCCTTCGTCAATATTTCCGTCGCATCACAGCTCCTTTTCTTTTGGCTTTTTCACCGCTCGACCCGGTGCCTGCGTGTAGGATCTATTCATGTCGGGGAAGTAGCCCCTAGGACCCGCGTGACCCGCTGGCTCTGTCCCAAAATTGGTAGGGCATCGGTCCTCCAATCCCCCAATCTCTTCCACTGATTCCTAGTTTTCTTGCCGCTGGCCAATATTCGCGATTTCATCCCCGCCAGCCATCTTCCCCAGACGCGGCGGCTGCTCCGTCGTCCAccgcgccgccgggaggcctggaATAGAGCCATCTCCACCACGCTCACGCAGGATTCGTCGTGCTCTCCCCGCTGGCCATCTTCCCCCTTTTTGTTGGAGGCTGCTGAGTCGCACAccgcgccgccgggaggcctgagAGCTCCACTTCGCCAGGCGTGGCCTAGCGGCATCTTCCTCGAAATTACTCCGACGTTTGATGCTGGGAAGAGATCCCGCGATGTTTGACGCCGGGAAGCAGCGTCTCGCGCGAAGGGAGGCGGCTCGGGCGAGAAGGTACTGGGGAGGCGGCTCGCGCGAGAAGGGACTAGGGAGGCGGTCAGCATCCGGAAGAGAAGCAGGGCCGGAGGTAGGAAGGGAGGTGACGACCTGGAGCCTGGTTCGTTCTTCGCATTTATTTTCTGATCGGATTTGGTTTCTTTTACGATCTAGACTTGCTTCCACTTTTGCTGGTGTTCCTGGTACTTTGGTCGTGTATCCATTGTTCGCGATGTGTTCCGGTTCGACCCAGATCCTAGTTGTTGTTCAGCTTTCATCTTCATGTTCCATGCATCACAGGCACACTAATTTTTTCTTCCATTTACTGAGAAAAAACTACTTGACTACTATGTTTTTCTTCTATGTAGCATGCGTTCGCGGTCCCATGTACAAGTCGACCATCTTTTCCCTGTGCAATTTCTGATGCTGCATATTTGTTTGACGTAGTCATGTGCACTTGGCATATATGCATATTTTTGGGACAAATCCGAATGTGGTTTCTCATGTTTTCCAGATTCATTAATTTTGGATCCAAATGTGCAGTATTCTATACCTCTTATCTTCTCTCTTTCACCTAGGATTTGTAGCATATGGTTTTTGTACCGGATTATTTCCGTGACGCGAGTCCCGAATTGTTTCCAGGTTGATGGTATAATTCTTGCATATTTGTTTCCAAGTTGATTGATTAGTTCACAAAACAAAGGCGCAAATGTCTTTAATATAGAATATAAAATTGGGCAGCGGCATCTAGCAATCTATTCTGTCAATGCTCTATATTCTATCAATGCAAAGAACACTAGCAATCTATTCTGTCCATGCAAAGAACACTAGCAATCTATACTGTCCATGCAAAGAACACTAACAATCTGTCAATGCAAAGAACACTAGCAATCAGTTTTCCATTTTCTGTTGCAAACAAATGCTTGCTCTGTAGCTCAACTTGCTACCCTGGTTCCATTTAGAAAAAGTAAGTAGGCAAAAAACAGCAGGAATCTCTTATGTAATTGCTAATTTTCTCAGTCTAGCAACCATCcaaaaaaataagatattgggatgCATCTCTTCTGTCTACCTGTCTATGCTAATTTTCTGACTTTAGATCGGACATGGGGATTCAGGTTACGTGAAACCCGGCGTTTGATACGATGGCCATGGCGACGCTGAAGAAGCATACCCTGCCGATGGGGAGGAGAACAGAGGGATCACGATCTTTGTACATGACGAGGTGAGTTCGATTCTCCATCATTGTAATCTGGAAACCCAAGCTATTTTCGAGTCCATACAGTTTCTGGgtttcaacaacaacaaaaaacgcAGGTTGTTGCTGGCCATGTCGTCGAGGAGGAGCATGTGGCG includes:
- the LOC124687995 gene encoding phospholipase A1-Ibeta2, chloroplastic-like, whose translation is MSIAAAVTGTATAAVHVAQRHASPARTTTPRREQSPLNPNSQALRAAGQPSPSGSSASPTDGVRTHIANLDRVLGKPPTVPRPTGSHAHAASKEPQPGSRDQEPLNVRHGLLNALNLSFFVPMPGMRARTAADEHMSPRSLMHMQQLLSADSPRASPRSTIGPRWRALHGEGGWAGLLDPLDSDLRRELLRYGDFVQAAYQAFQSLPTASARHRGLMLPDRSYRPTRSLFATAALSMPTWARRPNTPEWLTQQSNWIGYVAVCESEREVQRMGRRDIAIVLRGTITCPEWAENLRATLVPLDDGETASTTHAAGAEQPKVARGFRSLYKTAGEKVRSLSEDVMDEVRRLMEKYKGEELSITVVGHSLGGALALLVADEIATTIPDAPQVAVVSFGGPKVGNAAFVEKLKATGKVNVLRIVNAGDMVTKVPGVAPRLPLSREHYQHAGAELRIDSKNSPCLRPDVGPASRHDLEAYLHLIDGFTATGSPFRYDARRSVIRLLQLQRGNVKKEYVKRARDLGVDPAAPADVGRSMAYGNCAVASPS